In the Planctomycetia bacterium genome, AGGAAGTAAAAGACCGCAATCTTTTGGCCGCACTGGAGGAAGCCCGCCTGTCCCAGACGGAAATCGTGCCTGAGGAGAATCGGTTTGCTAGTGAGCGAGCGATTCCTATGTTTCGCACGGCATTTGCTGCCTATGGCCTACCAGCGGGGGCGGGGGAGCCGGCAACCGCGGCGGCACTAATCCGGAAGCGTCCGGGGGCTGTGCGTGAAACGATGCTCGCAGCGCTCGAGGAGTGGGGGAGCCTTGCGCGCGAGCCGAAACTCAAAGGAGTCGAGCCGCATGCGGAGTGGCTGCAGGCAGTTTTCGTAGCTGCGGAGGAGGACGGATGGACTAAGGTTATGCGAGAGACCGGGAAAATCGAGGACAAGGCACAACGTCAGACGGCGCTGGAGAAACTTGCAACCACAGCTGACGTGGACAAGTTGCCGGCACGATCTTTAGATCGTCTTTCCTGGCGATTAGAAAATATCGGATCGCTACAGATTGCTGCGCAATTGCTCCGGCGAACTCAACAACGGTACCCGGCAGATTTCTGGGTGAACCATAGGTTGGGGCAGTTGCTGAAAACCATGGCACCCCCGGAACCGGATGAGGCCGTGCGTTTCCTGACGGCAGCCGTTGCCATTCGTCCGGACAGTCCTGGGGCGCTACTGAACCTCGCGAGCGCCCTAGACGGCAATGAGCAAGCGGACGAGGCGATCGCCAATTATAAGAGGGCCATTGAAATCGAGCCGAAGTATGCCACGGCTCGCATAAACCTGGGCAACTTGCTGAAAAAACATGGCCAGGTAGAAGAGGCTATCGCCTGCTACGAGCAGGGGATCAAATTTGAGCCGAAGGAGGCCAGATTCCACCAGGGGCTCGGGGCTATTTTCTGCGATAACAAGAAAGAATACGACAAAGCCATCCTATGCTTTCGCAAGGCCATCGAACTCGACCCAAAGTATGCGAATGCTTTTGTCAGTCAAGGTGTGGCGCAGCGCGGCAAGGGGCAGATCGACGAAGCCATCGCCTGCCACAAGAAAGCCATTGAAATCCAACCGGAAAACGCCGCAGCCCACCGTCACTTGGGGGCAATTCTCTGCGATTTGAAGCACGAATATGCCCCGGCCATTTTATGCTTTCGCAAAGCCATTCAATTGAACCCGAAGGACGCCGATGCCTACAGTAATCTAGGCGTTGCACTGCTAAACACTAAGCAGGTGGACGAGTCCCTTGCTTCCTATGCAAGGGCCATTGAGCTTGAACCTACGAAGGCTTCGGCCCACGGCGGCCTAGGCTCCGCACTTCTTTCCAAGGGGAAGGTGGACGAGGCCATCGTGTCCTTCCGAAAAGCTATTGAACTCGACCCAGCATTAATCATGGCTCATGGCAACTTGGGCAATGCGTTGCGGACCAAGGGTCTAACTGACGAGGCGATCGCCTCCTATCAAGAAATTATCAAGCTGGATCCGAAGGAAACCAAGGCTCATATTCAAATCGGAAATGCGCTGTGGGCCAGCGGCCGTATCGACGAAGCCATCGTTTACTTCCGAACAGTTGTTGATCTCGCCCCGACGAAAGCCGCAGGTCATATTAATCTTGGCGCCATTCTGTGCGACAACAAGCACGATTACGAGGGTGCCATTCAGTGCTTTCGTAAGGCCATCCAACTAGAACCAGCCTCCGCTACAGCTCACTTGAATCTAGGCAATGCGTTGCGTGCTATGGGGCAGGCAACCGAAGCCATCACCAGTTACAAACGGGCCATCGCCATCGACTCCATGGAGGTCAAGGCTTATACCGGCCTCGGCGCTGCACTGATGGAGGAGGGTCAGTTAGCCGATGCCATCTCGTACCTCGGGCAAGCCGTCCAACTCGAACCGAAGTTCGTCCCCGCCCACGGCAATCTCGGACTTGCACTGATGAGAGAAGGCCACTTGGACGATGCCATCGCCTGCTTCCGAACGTCAATTCGGCTCGATCCTCGGAATGCCGCGACGTACAATAACTTGGGAACAGTATTCATGGATGCCGGCCGATTAGAAGAGGCAATTGTCAGCTATAAGCAGGCGATTGAACTGGATCCGACGGGTGCCGGCCCTCGTCGTGACAATCTAGCGCTGGCCGAGCGTCTGGTGGCGGTCCGCGACAAATTCCCCGACTTTGAGAAAGGCACCTACTCTCCCACCACCACGGTCGAGCGGCTCGCGATGGCGAAATGGTGCAAGCTCAAGAAACGGCATCGAGCAGCGGTCGACTTGTACACCACGGTATTTGACGCTGACTCGAAGCTGGCCGACGACACGAAATCGGGCCTGCGATATATAGCCGCTTGTGATGCAGCGATGGCCGCCGCTGGATTGGTTGAGAATAGCGCCAAGCTCGACGACAAAGAGCGAGTTCATTTAGGCCAACAAGCTATTTCCTGGCTCCAAGCCGACCTCGCCGGGTACTCGAAGCTGCTCGCAAACGGTTCATTAGCCGGTGGTACTCTAGTCCGACAAAAGCTGCGCCATTGGCAGCGAGACTCTGATCTGGCCGGCATTCGCGATAAGGCGGCGATGGATAAATTCACCGCGGAGGAACGGAAAGCGTTCGCTCAACTTTGGGTCGACGTAGCGGCGTTGCTGAAGAAAGCGGAGACCCCGACGGCGGAGGATCGTAAAAAATGATCCACGGTCCGGCGGAGCCTAGTCAGTCGATGAGAATGCCGGATCAAAGGTTCCGGCTTGAGTACGGAGAGCATTAGGAAGTCGAATGCGATCTCATTCATTAAAAAATACCCAAGTCCTCCGGGCGGCGTCTTAAACCTGCATCACCTGCGTCATCGGCCGGTGACGAAGATGACGCAGGTGACGCAGTATTTCGGAACTTAGCCGGCCACCCGCTGCAACTCCTTGAGCGAGGCGAGCGTCGAAGCGACGATGCGGGACTGCCGCTTCTGCTGTTTCAGCGAACGCGCCAATTCGCCGGCTTGCTGAGCGGCCGAGTGCAACGTGTCGCGCAGCGTCAGGGCCTGTTCGATGGCGGACCCCGCGGCACGAGCATGGACGGGCTTCGCGGAAGGGACGTTCGTCGTTTCGCTCGGCTTCACGGTGTATCTCGTGACGGCGGGAAGAGCGACGGCCATGACTTTCTCCTTCGGTTTGGTGGTGATGATCGTGGAGCCGGTGACGACGTCGGCTCGGCTCGGCGCGTCGATTCGTTGCGGATCGTCGTGCCGCGGAATGGCGGAACCTTTGTCGAGCAAGGCCCACAGGAATCGTCGATGCTCGTCGACGCACATCGCCGGGGAATCGGGACCGTAGAGCCGAACGCTGCGGAAGCCGAGCTTGAGCTCGCGCTCGACGAAGCGGCGGTCGGTGTTCAGGATGACCGGCTCGCCGGTGAGCTTCGAGGAGCCGAGGAAGACTTCGGTCGGACGGCTCGCCGCCGTCTCCCGACACCGCACCAGCACGCGACCGTTCAAGTCGAGCGTGATCGGGTCGTGCAACGTGTCGTCGCACGGCAACCGCGGAATCGTCTCCTTCAGGAATCCCGCGTCGACTTGTGATAACTCCAGGCGCGACTTCGCCGCGTCGGGATTCGGCAAGATCTGATCGATCTTGGGGAATCGCGCGTCTTTCTGAATCCGCAGCAGGATCAGCCAGCAGCCGACGCCGAAGCCGACATATTCCTCCGTCCGTCCGACGTCGATCGGCTCACCGTTCGTGACGTCGGCGCTGCCGAGCAGCTTGGACCCCGGGATGAGCAGGTCTTCCTCGAAGCCGAAGCGATAGCCGGACTGTACAAGAACCTGCCTCCCGTCGGTCGTTTCGAGGCGACCGAGCGCGCCGCGGAGATGCAAACAGCCCAGAGCATAACGCGAGGACTGCGCATCGGTCGTCGCCACGGCATCGCCGAGCGCGGCCCAAAGATCGGAACCGTTGGCAACCGATGTCGGCGGCGCGGAAGGAAATGTAGTCCCTGCGGCTTTCGGTTGTTCCTGTTCGCTCCGGCGAGGGACGCCTCGATCGCTCCACGAGAGCCGGATCTGATCGCCGGAGTGGGCCTCGATCGTGACGAGCCCATCGTCGCGGCCCTCGCAAACTTCCAACGCAGCCAGCGGCAGTCGGATCATTTCGGGCGGGTGGTCGCCCGGCTCGTGGTACTCGATCGCTACGTCGGTCGACGCCGCCTGAATGCGGCAACCATCGGCGCCGCCGACGAACGTCACGACTGGACCGCCGGCGACCGGCGACTTGTGCAGTCCACCGCGCTTGCAGAGCGTGCGAAAGCGACGGAGAACGG is a window encoding:
- a CDS encoding tetratricopeptide repeat protein, whose protein sequence is MNESEDPNKTIDFSSNSAEPLEAKPASGFETPSAAPRSSLGGIRAVLLREAEADSAPGVDPNSDAMPQRSATGDRYQISGEIARGGMGAVLRGRDVDLGRDLAVKVLLEKYADRPDVARRFIEEAQIGGQLQHPGVVPVYDVGRFGDRPFFTMKLVKGKTLAALLGERADATADLPRYLSIALQVAQTLAYAHSKGVIHRDLKPANIMVGAFGEVQVMDWGLAKVLADVGTDDQAQALRKQEVPEDVSTIRTARSTDSSGGFGTETEAGSLLGTPAYMPPEQANGDIANLDRRADVFGLGAILCEILSGKPPYLGRSGEEVRRKAANGDLADAFGRLDHCGADAELIVLTRKCLTPEAADRLQNANAVADALTAYLDGVQARLRRAELAEAESRARAIEEAKRRRLTLALASTVIVALTLGGGGWLWVKADRDARQVQLTRDVNEAVNKATALREQAKSTTTGSATLFAQAREQAQRALALVENGLDDTAMKGQVRQLQSELDEEVKDRNLLAALEEARLSQTEIVPEENRFASERAIPMFRTAFAAYGLPAGAGEPATAAALIRKRPGAVRETMLAALEEWGSLAREPKLKGVEPHAEWLQAVFVAAEEDGWTKVMRETGKIEDKAQRQTALEKLATTADVDKLPARSLDRLSWRLENIGSLQIAAQLLRRTQQRYPADFWVNHRLGQLLKTMAPPEPDEAVRFLTAAVAIRPDSPGALLNLASALDGNEQADEAIANYKRAIEIEPKYATARINLGNLLKKHGQVEEAIACYEQGIKFEPKEARFHQGLGAIFCDNKKEYDKAILCFRKAIELDPKYANAFVSQGVAQRGKGQIDEAIACHKKAIEIQPENAAAHRHLGAILCDLKHEYAPAILCFRKAIQLNPKDADAYSNLGVALLNTKQVDESLASYARAIELEPTKASAHGGLGSALLSKGKVDEAIVSFRKAIELDPALIMAHGNLGNALRTKGLTDEAIASYQEIIKLDPKETKAHIQIGNALWASGRIDEAIVYFRTVVDLAPTKAAGHINLGAILCDNKHDYEGAIQCFRKAIQLEPASATAHLNLGNALRAMGQATEAITSYKRAIAIDSMEVKAYTGLGAALMEEGQLADAISYLGQAVQLEPKFVPAHGNLGLALMREGHLDDAIACFRTSIRLDPRNAATYNNLGTVFMDAGRLEEAIVSYKQAIELDPTGAGPRRDNLALAERLVAVRDKFPDFEKGTYSPTTTVERLAMAKWCKLKKRHRAAVDLYTTVFDADSKLADDTKSGLRYIAACDAAMAAAGLVENSAKLDDKERVHLGQQAISWLQADLAGYSKLLANGSLAGGTLVRQKLRHWQRDSDLAGIRDKAAMDKFTAEERKAFAQLWVDVAALLKKAETPTAEDRKK